A genome region from Candidatus Microthrix parvicella Bio17-1 includes the following:
- a CDS encoding enoyl-CoA hydratase/isomerase family protein → MAEADAPLLVERTDDDVVIATLRNGKVNALSNRVLDAIGDAAAEWAKDPPGAVVLTGGPKLFAAGADIDQFVASDEGADDAVTLVDTDAVRSIAQAFRRASRALEALPCAVLAEVSGYALGGGCELALAADLRIASERARFGQPEILLGIIPGGGGTQRLARLIGPSRAKDLVFTGRQVDASEALGMGLVNEVVPHDHLRQRTLELATSFACGPRRAIALSKLAISKGMEGTLERGLDVEEDAFAAVFSTSDAAIGVGSFQQHGPGQAHFSGR, encoded by the coding sequence ATGGCCGAGGCCGACGCTCCGCTTCTTGTGGAGCGAACCGACGACGACGTGGTGATCGCCACCCTTCGCAATGGCAAAGTGAACGCGTTGTCCAACCGGGTGCTGGACGCCATTGGCGACGCCGCCGCGGAATGGGCCAAGGATCCACCCGGCGCGGTCGTGCTGACGGGCGGGCCCAAGCTCTTTGCTGCCGGTGCCGATATCGACCAGTTCGTCGCCTCCGACGAAGGGGCTGACGACGCGGTGACCTTGGTGGACACCGATGCCGTGCGGTCGATTGCTCAGGCGTTTCGTCGAGCGAGCCGGGCATTGGAGGCCCTCCCCTGCGCAGTACTGGCGGAGGTTTCCGGCTACGCACTGGGCGGCGGGTGCGAGCTGGCGCTGGCGGCCGATCTGCGCATCGCGTCGGAACGGGCGCGGTTCGGACAGCCCGAGATCCTGCTGGGCATCATCCCCGGCGGCGGCGGCACGCAGCGGCTGGCCCGGCTGATCGGGCCGTCAAGGGCAAAGGACCTGGTGTTCACCGGACGTCAGGTGGACGCATCCGAGGCGCTTGGCATGGGGTTGGTCAACGAGGTGGTGCCCCACGATCACCTGCGTCAACGCACGTTGGAATTGGCCACCTCGTTTGCGTGCGGGCCCCGTCGGGCCATCGCCCTGTCCAAGCTGGCCATCTCCAAGGGGATGGAGGGCACCCTCGAGCGAGGACTCGACGTGGAGGAAGATGCCTTCGCTGCGGTGTTCTCAACCAGCGACGCGGCCATCGGCGTCGGGTCGTTTCAACAACACGGCCCCGGCCAGGCCCACTTCAGCGGCCGCTGA
- a CDS encoding SGNH/GDSL hydrolase family protein: MGFGGWNAKRGRVRTVVTGLGSVGLASIVVVLGLVTGAAAEPCDVAADLEYVALGDSYSSGYGLPDAAGPCDRSSEYSYPVRIQQSAQFGTFTDVSCAGARTRDFYTAQNGSNPRQLDALSEDTDVVTFTIGGNDLGFTDIITDCATDGDCRDAYGGPGMPDLMNKISGPVGDDIQQAMSDAAAAAPNAEIFVLGYPDLLPASPTGPAWTLSCMPTSLVVSSPERTDLRAVQLALNEEIAMRASAAGATLHYVDTYTPSVGHDLCSSDPWVSVLNIYHPTVTGMLAMALLAQQAIDAQLISQCEQSTTTSTSTTTVSTTTSSPSTTTAAPPYLPPSGTAVSSTTTTTTTVITTTSTTTTSTTPTSTTATSTTPEVATTASVPAQTAPSPTTPATTTPSDVLPVQATQPQVSVTQPEVSVTQPQVSVTNAPAPPPLVTPATQAQPAQAPVQPAAQVGGATQSGGTPGAPGSMGQAGASQGGLATTGAQPQGLLLLGLALIGAGVVVVVLKRRRND; encoded by the coding sequence ATGGGTTTCGGTGGATGGAATGCGAAGCGAGGTCGAGTCCGAACGGTGGTCACCGGCCTGGGCTCGGTGGGCCTGGCGAGCATTGTGGTCGTGCTCGGCCTGGTTACCGGCGCGGCGGCCGAACCGTGTGACGTTGCCGCCGACCTGGAGTACGTCGCGCTGGGCGACTCCTACAGCAGCGGCTACGGGCTGCCCGACGCCGCAGGTCCATGTGACCGCTCGTCCGAGTACAGCTACCCGGTTCGAATCCAGCAGTCCGCCCAGTTCGGTACGTTCACCGACGTCAGCTGCGCAGGAGCGCGGACACGCGACTTCTACACGGCCCAGAACGGCTCCAACCCCCGCCAGTTGGATGCCTTGTCGGAGGATACCGACGTCGTCACCTTCACCATCGGCGGTAACGACCTGGGGTTCACCGACATCATCACCGATTGCGCCACCGATGGCGACTGTCGGGACGCTTATGGCGGTCCGGGCATGCCGGACCTGATGAACAAGATCTCCGGACCGGTCGGCGATGATATTCAGCAGGCCATGTCCGACGCCGCCGCCGCTGCGCCCAATGCCGAGATCTTTGTGCTGGGTTACCCCGACCTGTTGCCGGCATCACCGACCGGCCCGGCGTGGACGCTCAGCTGCATGCCGACGTCACTGGTGGTCTCCAGCCCCGAGCGCACCGACCTTCGAGCGGTCCAGCTGGCGCTGAACGAGGAGATCGCCATGCGCGCCTCCGCCGCAGGTGCCACCTTGCACTACGTGGACACCTACACCCCCAGCGTGGGTCATGACCTGTGCTCAAGTGACCCGTGGGTGTCGGTACTGAACATCTATCACCCCACCGTGACCGGCATGCTGGCGATGGCCCTGCTGGCCCAGCAGGCGATCGACGCCCAACTGATCTCACAATGCGAACAGTCCACGACCACCAGCACCTCGACCACGACCGTTTCGACGACGACCTCAAGCCCATCGACAACGACAGCCGCACCCCCATACCTCCCGCCGTCCGGCACGGCGGTGAGTTCAACCACCACCACCACCACCACCGTCATCACCACGACCAGCACCACGACCACCTCAACCACGCCCACCTCAACCACGGCCACCTCAACCACGCCCGAGGTGGCCACGACCGCTTCCGTGCCGGCCCAAACCGCGCCGTCGCCGACGACGCCTGCAACGACGACACCGTCGGACGTGTTGCCGGTCCAGGCGACTCAACCGCAGGTGTCGGTCACTCAGCCGGAGGTGTCGGTCACTCAGCCGCAGGTGTCGGTCACCAACGCACCGGCGCCACCGCCACTGGTGACCCCGGCAACCCAGGCGCAGCCGGCGCAAGCACCTGTTCAGCCGGCAGCCCAGGTGGGTGGAGCCACCCAATCGGGGGGAACCCCTGGCGCTCCCGGCTCGATGGGTCAGGCCGGAGCGAGTCAGGGAGGGCTCGCCACGACGGGTGCCCAACCCCAAGGTTTGCTGCTGCTCGGCCTAGCCCTGATTGGGGCCGGTGTCGTTGTGGTTGTCCTCAAACGCCGCCGGAACGACTGA
- the meaB gene encoding methylmalonyl Co-A mutase-associated GTPase MeaB yields MATLPTDPEQLLDLADAGDRRALARALSVVERGGAAGSALVRAGWSRARHHRAQQDREPGDRAPDRALTVGITGAPGAGKSTLNATLCAELLARGRSVAVLAIDPSSPFSGGAILGDRVRMGDVAGADGLYIRSMATRGHLGGLTGATNDAIAVLGATGRDLVIVETVGVGQVETDIVDSADTTVVVVNPGWGDAIQANKAGLMEIADIFVVNKADRDGARDTVTDLESMLNLSGGHDDGPAQWRPPVVSTVGTTGEGVAELADALEAHVAHQHATGELDRRRSAQRSQRLREVAVARVGRALDDLLATGWGGALRAEVEEAHTDPWAAASRLIERLAQQLTDD; encoded by the coding sequence ATGGCAACGCTGCCCACCGACCCCGAACAACTGTTGGACCTCGCCGACGCCGGCGACCGCCGGGCGCTGGCCCGAGCGCTGTCGGTGGTGGAACGCGGTGGCGCGGCAGGCTCGGCCCTGGTTCGCGCCGGCTGGTCCCGGGCACGCCACCACCGCGCTCAGCAAGATCGTGAGCCGGGAGACCGGGCCCCGGACCGGGCGCTCACAGTGGGCATCACCGGGGCGCCCGGCGCCGGCAAGTCCACCCTGAACGCAACGCTGTGCGCGGAGTTGCTGGCCCGTGGCAGGTCGGTCGCCGTCTTGGCCATCGACCCATCGAGCCCGTTCTCGGGCGGCGCCATCCTGGGCGACCGGGTGCGCATGGGCGACGTCGCCGGCGCTGACGGTCTCTACATCCGTTCCATGGCCACACGCGGTCACCTTGGCGGCTTGACCGGTGCCACCAACGATGCCATCGCCGTCCTGGGTGCCACCGGACGGGATCTCGTCATTGTGGAAACCGTCGGGGTGGGACAGGTGGAGACCGACATCGTCGACTCGGCGGACACCACGGTGGTGGTGGTCAACCCGGGGTGGGGCGACGCCATTCAGGCCAATAAGGCCGGGCTGATGGAGATCGCGGACATCTTTGTGGTCAACAAGGCCGACCGCGATGGCGCCCGCGACACGGTGACCGATCTGGAATCCATGCTTAATCTGTCCGGAGGCCATGACGATGGCCCGGCGCAGTGGCGGCCACCCGTGGTGTCCACCGTTGGAACCACCGGCGAGGGCGTGGCCGAGTTGGCCGATGCGCTGGAGGCCCATGTCGCCCACCAGCACGCCACCGGTGAACTTGACCGTCGGCGTTCCGCCCAACGATCCCAGCGGCTGCGCGAGGTGGCCGTGGCACGAGTGGGTCGAGCGTTGGACGACCTGTTGGCCACCGGCTGGGGCGGGGCGCTGCGTGCAGAGGTGGAGGAGGCGCACACCGACCCGTGGGCAGCCGCGAGCAGGTTGATCGAGCGTCTGGCTCAGCAGCTGACCGACGATTGA
- a CDS encoding NifU family protein: protein MREAVDRVLVDLRPLVQADGADLMLFDLDEATGVVRLSLVGSCAACPGHSSSGSASGAPSAGVARILADRVPAVRSVEWVPACDETTQEMCGTAVTL from the coding sequence GTGAGAGAAGCAGTCGACAGAGTACTGGTGGACCTGCGCCCACTCGTGCAGGCCGACGGCGCCGACCTCATGTTGTTCGACCTCGACGAGGCGACCGGTGTGGTGCGTTTGTCCCTCGTCGGATCGTGTGCGGCCTGTCCCGGGCACTCCTCCTCAGGCAGCGCGTCAGGTGCGCCGTCCGCCGGGGTGGCGCGTATCCTGGCGGACCGAGTGCCCGCGGTGCGCTCGGTCGAGTGGGTCCCGGCATGCGACGAGACGACGCAGGAGATGTGCGGCACCGCAGTCACGCTCTAA
- a CDS encoding MFS transporter, which produces MDGILPRHVKHLTTTRTLSRASADAWAAPRDDLMVLEERQDDGTLAALDGPWRHWSRRVTIEPVGPGDDDETVRLTEEVRFASAIPVFGPAFVPLITSSLRRGPMRPGKVPWWSPPARMDPESVSALTAACLIGICAGFLSTVVTRVLTFAADDFGITTTGPQSTALAVIRSGVVITLAIMALADRQGRRRLALGSLWVAAGACALCAFSPGLGAFTGAQVLTRNLSGAAVLLANVLVAEEVPSRVRAYSVGLQSMSFALGAGLVLVLLPLADLGLWGWRLVCAGAVLLVPLVMAVARHLPESKRFETAHVDPATAPRERFSMRRLWVLVALALAINVFAAPATQLQADFLKTDRGFSALWVTLFIIGTNTPAGLGVVLGGRWGDSWGRKPVAAIGMVGYATTAVMFMVSGVPMWLASLFSAVVGGLAVATIGVYGPEMFPTARRGLANGLLSAAALAGGLVGLLLAGQLADTWGYGPTFALLAIGPLLAAAIVLTLLPETAGVSLEELNRDPSAAPPS; this is translated from the coding sequence GTGGACGGCATTCTACCCCGCCATGTGAAACACCTCACCACCACCCGCACGCTGTCCCGCGCATCAGCCGACGCATGGGCCGCGCCCCGCGACGACCTCATGGTGCTCGAAGAACGCCAGGACGACGGCACGCTGGCCGCGTTGGACGGGCCCTGGCGACACTGGTCACGTCGGGTCACCATCGAGCCGGTCGGCCCTGGCGACGACGACGAAACGGTGCGGCTCACCGAAGAGGTCCGCTTCGCCTCGGCCATTCCGGTCTTCGGGCCCGCCTTCGTGCCGCTGATCACATCCAGCCTGCGCAGGGGGCCGATGCGGCCGGGCAAGGTCCCATGGTGGAGCCCACCCGCCCGCATGGACCCCGAATCGGTGTCCGCCCTGACCGCGGCCTGCCTCATCGGCATCTGTGCCGGGTTCCTCTCAACGGTGGTCACCCGGGTGCTCACCTTCGCCGCCGACGACTTCGGCATCACCACCACCGGGCCGCAGTCCACCGCTCTGGCGGTCATTCGCTCCGGGGTGGTGATCACGTTGGCGATCATGGCCCTGGCCGACCGACAGGGGCGACGGCGCCTGGCGCTGGGTTCGTTGTGGGTGGCCGCAGGCGCGTGCGCGTTGTGCGCGTTCAGCCCTGGCCTGGGTGCGTTCACCGGGGCCCAGGTGCTCACCAGAAACCTGTCCGGAGCGGCGGTCTTGCTGGCCAACGTGTTGGTGGCCGAGGAGGTGCCCAGCCGGGTTCGGGCCTACTCGGTGGGCCTGCAGTCCATGTCGTTTGCGCTCGGTGCCGGCCTGGTCCTCGTATTGTTGCCGCTGGCCGACCTCGGCCTGTGGGGCTGGCGGTTGGTGTGTGCAGGGGCGGTGCTGTTGGTGCCGCTGGTGATGGCCGTTGCCCGGCACCTGCCCGAATCGAAGCGCTTCGAGACCGCCCACGTCGATCCGGCGACAGCACCCAGGGAACGCTTCTCGATGCGGAGGCTGTGGGTGCTGGTGGCGCTGGCGTTGGCCATCAATGTGTTTGCCGCTCCTGCCACCCAGTTGCAGGCCGATTTCCTGAAGACGGACCGGGGCTTCTCGGCGCTCTGGGTCACGCTCTTCATCATCGGCACCAACACACCGGCCGGCCTGGGGGTGGTGTTGGGTGGGCGCTGGGGCGACTCGTGGGGCCGCAAGCCGGTGGCCGCCATCGGCATGGTGGGCTACGCCACCACCGCTGTGATGTTCATGGTCTCGGGGGTGCCCATGTGGCTGGCCTCCCTGTTCTCGGCGGTGGTGGGCGGCCTGGCGGTGGCCACCATCGGCGTGTACGGACCCGAGATGTTTCCCACCGCCAGACGCGGCCTGGCCAACGGGTTGCTGTCCGCAGCCGCTCTTGCCGGCGGGCTGGTCGGGCTGCTGCTGGCCGGGCAGCTCGCGGACACCTGGGGGTACGGGCCGACCTTCGCGCTGCTGGCCATCGGGCCGCTCCTCGCCGCTGCGATCGTGCTCACCCTCCTCCCGGAGACCGCCGGGGTCTCCCTGGAGGAACTGAATCGCGATCCAAGCGCCGCGCCACCTTCCTGA
- a CDS encoding L,D-transpeptidase: protein MGTRRLLGRITLAVGILALLASVAGCGGGDSEVVDEGPQPRAPMVNAPSLPIEGIAASAVATGVPTWRSYVATGKEDLASVPVFKAPGGEQIATVPNRTNDGFPAVFLVRRLDVPGPDATVWHEVWLPIRPNGSHGYVRGDDVTLSYHDYKLRVNLSDHRLSLYTAGQLTTTYPVGVGQDRTPTPGGTFYTKELLQPTNRGGPYGTFAYGLSGFSNTLTSFAGSDGVVGIHGTDQPDTVGTDVSAGCIRMNNADINELARRLPLGVPVEIVA from the coding sequence ATGGGGACACGGCGCCTGCTTGGACGCATCACTCTCGCCGTTGGCATCCTCGCACTTCTGGCGTCCGTGGCCGGTTGCGGCGGCGGTGACAGCGAGGTCGTCGACGAGGGTCCACAACCCAGGGCACCCATGGTCAACGCGCCGTCCCTGCCGATCGAGGGCATCGCGGCCTCCGCCGTCGCCACCGGCGTCCCCACCTGGCGCAGCTACGTGGCGACCGGCAAGGAGGACCTGGCGTCGGTCCCGGTGTTCAAAGCACCGGGCGGCGAGCAGATCGCCACCGTGCCCAACCGAACGAACGACGGGTTTCCCGCTGTGTTTCTGGTTCGCAGGTTGGATGTACCCGGGCCTGACGCAACGGTGTGGCACGAGGTGTGGCTCCCGATTCGCCCCAACGGTAGTCACGGCTACGTCCGTGGCGACGACGTCACGCTCAGCTACCACGACTACAAGCTGCGGGTGAACCTGTCGGATCACCGCCTCAGCCTGTACACCGCCGGTCAGCTCACCACCACCTACCCGGTGGGTGTCGGGCAGGACCGTACGCCCACTCCCGGAGGCACCTTCTACACCAAGGAACTCTTGCAACCGACCAATCGAGGTGGCCCGTACGGCACGTTCGCGTATGGCCTCTCGGGCTTCTCCAACACCTTGACATCTTTTGCGGGCAGCGACGGGGTGGTCGGCATTCATGGCACCGATCAACCTGACACGGTGGGCACCGACGTGTCAGCCGGCTGCATCCGCATGAACAACGCCGACATCAACGAGCTTGCCCGGCGCCTGCCGCTTGGTGTTCCCGTCGAGATCGTGGCCTAA
- a CDS encoding alpha/beta family hydrolase, with product MDVDGLVLFPGAGSGADHPSLLVIEEAVAPLPVSRVDFAYRSEGRRFPDRAPKLIVEVVDAVNRAAEQWDTDPSRLVIGGRSMGGRMASMALAEGAVKAAGLVLVSYPLHPPKKPETLRTAHLEAVAVPTLFVSGDLDAFGTPQELRRAHALVSGPVSVEWVEGGRHELKRKADNADVAGRIATWLTC from the coding sequence ATGGATGTGGACGGCCTGGTGCTCTTTCCGGGCGCCGGGTCGGGCGCCGATCACCCCAGCCTGCTGGTCATCGAGGAGGCGGTTGCCCCCCTCCCGGTGAGCCGAGTGGACTTCGCCTACCGGTCCGAAGGCCGTCGGTTCCCCGACCGCGCACCCAAGCTGATCGTCGAGGTGGTGGATGCGGTCAATCGAGCGGCCGAGCAATGGGACACCGACCCGTCGCGGCTGGTGATCGGCGGTCGGTCGATGGGTGGGCGCATGGCATCGATGGCTCTGGCCGAAGGGGCCGTGAAGGCTGCCGGGCTGGTGCTGGTCTCCTACCCCCTGCATCCACCCAAAAAGCCCGAAACCCTCCGCACAGCCCATCTTGAGGCCGTCGCAGTGCCCACCCTGTTCGTCTCGGGGGATCTCGATGCGTTCGGTACGCCGCAGGAGCTGCGGAGGGCGCACGCGTTGGTGAGCGGCCCGGTGAGCGTCGAGTGGGTGGAGGGTGGTCGCCACGAGCTGAAACGAAAGGCCGACAATGCCGATGTGGCCGGTCGGATCGCCACATGGCTGACCTGCTGA